Part of the Streptomyces antimycoticus genome, GCCCTGGCCGAGCAGTGCCCGGACGGCCGGTTCGAAGGCGACGGTCTGCCGCAGATTGCGGTACCAGTACCCGGCGTCCATACCGGTGGTGTCCAGCCACTCGCCGGTCACCGTGGAGAAGAACGGCACCTCGGCCCGGCGCGGGGCGATGCCCTCCAGCGCGGCCGACAGCTCCTCGCGCACCCGCTCCACCTGCGCCGAATGCGAGGCGTAGTCCACCGCGATCCGCCGCACCCGCACATCCGCGCCCGCGAGTTCCTCGAACAGCTCGTCCAGCGCCTCCAGTTCACCGGAGACCACCACCGAGCCGGGCCCGTTCACGGCCGCGATCGACACCCGGCCGTCCCAGCGGCCCAGCCGTGACTCGGCCTCGGCGCGCGGCAGTGCCACCGACAGCATGCCGCCCGCTCCCGAGAGGCGGCGGGCGATGGCCTGGCTGCGCAGCGCCACCACGCGGGCCGCGTCCTCCAGCGAGAGCGCACCGGCCACGCAGGCCGCCGCGATCTCGCCCTGGGAATGGCCGAGCACCGCGTCCGGGACCACCCCGTGCGCCTGCCACACCGCCGCGAGGGAGACCATCACCGCCCAGGAGGCGGGCTGGACCACATCCACCCGTTCCAGCGACGGGGCGCCCTCGGCCTGGCGCAGCACCTCCGGCAGCGACCAGTCCACATGGGGCGCGAGCGCGGCGGCGCAGTCGGCCAGCCGCTCGGCGAAGACCGGGGACTCCGCCATCAACTGGACGCCCATGCCCGCCCATTGGGAACCCTGGCCGGGGAAGACGAACACCGTCCGGCCCTCGATGTCGGCCACCCCCCGCACCACGCCCGGCGCGGGCTCGCCCTCGGCCAGCGCCGCCAGCGCGTCCAGGGCCTCCGGCCGGTCCGGCGCGAGGACGACGGCACGGTGGTCGAACGCGGTGCGCGTGGTGGCCAGCGAGAAGCCCACGTCCACCGGATCGAGCCGGTCGTTCTCCGCCAGCTGGGAGGCGAGGCGGGCGGCCTGCGCGCGCAGCGCGTCCCGGGTCCGGCCCGACAGCGGCCACGGCACGGTGCCACCCGCCACACGGGCACCGTCCGCCGGGCCCGGGCCCATGTCAGTCGGCTCGGTGGCGGACACCACCAGATGGCAGTTGGTGCCGCCCATGCCGAACGACGAGACTCCGGCCAGGGCGCGGCCGTCGCGGTAGGGCCACGGGCGGGTCGCCGACACCACGTCCAGGTGCCACTCGTCGAAGCGGATCCGCGGATTGGGCCGCTGGAAGTTGAGGCTGGCCGGCAGCTCACCGTTCCGCAGCGACAGCACGACCTTCAGGAGGCCCACGATGCCCGCGGCGCCCTCCAGGTGCCCCACGTTCGTCTTCGCCGAGCCGACCAGCAGCGGGCTGTCCGCGGCACGGTCGGCTCCGTACACCGCGCCGAGCGCCGCCGCCTCCACCGGATCGCCCACCCGGGTGCCGGTGCCGTGCAGCTCCACATACTGGACCGCCGCCGGGTCGACCCCCGCACGCCGGCACGCCGCCGCCAGCACCGCCCCCTGCCCCTCGGGGTCGGGGGTGGTCAGGCCCGCGCCGGGGCCGTCGTTGCCGACCGCGCTGCCCTCGATGACGCAAGTGATCTCGTCCCCGTCGGCCAGCGCCCTCGCCAGTGGCTTGAGCAGCACCATCCCCGCGCCCTCGCCGCGGACGTATCCGTTGGCGCGCTCGTCGAAGGTGAAGCAGCGGCCGTCCGGGGACAGCGCGCCGAGCCGGGCCGCCGCCAGCGCGCTGTCGCGCACCAGGTTGAGGTGCACCCCGCCGGCCAGTGCCGTGGCCGACTCCCCGCGCCGCAGGCTCTCGCAGGCCAGATGCACCGCGACCAGCGACGACGACTGCCCGGTGTCCACCACCAGGCTCGGTCCCCGCAGACCCAGGAAGTGGGAGACCCGGTTCGCGATCACGCTGCGGTTCAGTCCGGTCAGGGTGTGATGGGCGATGGCCGCGGGTCCCCTGCGCCGGTCCAGTACGCCGTAGTCGTCCGCGGTCACACCGATGAAGACGCCGGTGTCCTCGCCCCGGACCTCGGCCGGCAGGATGCCCGCGTCCTCCAGGACCTCCCAGCCCAGCTCCAGCGCGAGCCGCTGCTGTGGGTCCATCGCCCGCGCCTCACGCGGCGAGATTCCGAAGAACTCGGAGTCGAAACGGTCGACTTCGTCCAGGAAGGCGCCCCACCCGGTCTCGCCGGAGTCCGCCGCCTCGTCGTCGTTCCAGCGGCCCGGCGGCACCTGTGACACCGCGCTCATCCCGCCGGTCAGCAACTGCCAGAACCGCGCGGGATCCTGCGCGGACGGCAGTCGGCAGGACACCCCCACCACCGCGATGGCGGTGTCCTGCTGCTGGATTCGGCCAGCGGATATGGACTCAGGTCGGCTCATGGTGCCGCTCCCCACTCGTCGTCCTCACAGGCTCGGCAGGAGAGGCAAGTGCTGGCACACGCCGGGGCCCCCAGAATCCGGCGACACCGGACTGCCGTTCAGGTCGTGATCAACAATGTGCGAAATAGTACATCTATGGTCGGCAGAAATCCCTGAGCCGCCAACGGAGTGGCGTGGCCCTCCCTTTGGGTCTATTCGTCGCCTCTTTCCCCTGTCATGGATGCATTCCGTATCATTGCCGTCACCTTAGGCACGCGAAGGTTGCTGAGAATTCACCTAGACCTTCGGTGTTTGAAAGACCGGGCGATCGCCTATCGTTGGGCGGGGTCGGCCGAAAAGAGCTGCCGAACGTCAAGCTGCCCGCTGCCCGACAGCCGACAGCGCGTCCGTCGAGACGCCGACGTGACAACACAAGCGCGAGGGTGAGGAAATGCGGCCCAGGATCGATCCGCAGGACGCGGACGACTTCGCCGTCACACCGGCCGGCCAGGTCTACCTCCAGGAGGTCAGCCAGTCCTTGAACGGGATCCTCGCGGACCGGCCGCCGCCGAACGTCCACCGGACCATCGCCAACCACCCGACGCTGCTGCCCGCGATGCAGCCGCTGATGTCTCATGTGGCGGGCGATATCCTCCCGCCGCGCGAGCGCGAGCTCGTCATCCTGCGGACGGCGTGGCGTTCACAGGCGTCGTACGTCTGGGCGCATCACCATGCGGCGGGGCTCTTCGTCGGGCTGACCGAGACGGAGATCGCCCGAGCCGCCTCGGAGGACGCCACCGGCTGGACGCCGTTCGAAGCCGCCCTGCTCACAGCGGTCGACGAACTCCACACCAAGTCGGCGATCTCGGACGGCACGTGGAAGCAGCTCGCCGAGCGCTACAGCGAGGAGCAGATCCTCGAACTGCTGGCCCTCGCCGGCACGTACAAGACCCTGGCGTTCATCCTGAATTCCTGCCTGGTCCCGGTCGACAGCTGGATGGAGCGTCCGGCGCTGCTGCCGGTGGACCCGGGGCAGCTCACCTCCGGCAGACATGCCCGCCCGCGCGAGTCGCTTCCCGGATCGGGCGCCGAGACATGGAACCGACGCATCGTGTTGCAGAACGACACCGGGCTCTCGCAGCTCACACCCTCGGCGGCCCAACCCGAGCCGCCACTTCATGAGATTCTCGTCCGCTATCCGGACCTGATGTCCACGGCCACGCAGGCCCGCGAGACCGGCTCGCCGCTCCTGCTGATCCGCAGGAACTCCTCGGACATCATGCCGGACACGGACGGCTACTCCTTCAGCGCCACCCATCTGTTCGCCGATTCCACGGGTGTCCCGATTCTCGCCGAAGTGGTGGAACCGCACGACACCTGGAACGCGCACAGCGCGCTGTCCAAAATTCTCGACTACGCGGGCAGCGGGGCCCGGCACTGGCCGCTCCACATACTCCAGCGCTCGCTCGAGTACACCGCGCAATTGCAGGACACCACCGCGGACGGTTTGCTGGCGGAGATGGGCTATCCGATCGACCAGGGCTCGTTCCTGCGCACGATCGAGGGGAATCTGGCCCTGGGCAGGCTCCGTATGGTCATTGTGGCCAGCCAATTCCCGCCCGAATTCAACCGGGTCATCTCGTTCCTCGGCCAGCAGCTCCGCCCTGCCGAGGTGTACGGCGTCGAACTGCGCCGCTTCTCCGACGGGTCGCACGCGGCATACATACCGCGGGTGGTCACCTGAGCGGGGAAGCAGCCTCCGCGGACGGCCGAGGCGGGCCGGGGCCGAGCCCCGGCCCGCCGTCAGTCATCCGTCGGCCGATTCACTCACTCACCAGCCCGTTCACTCACCCGCGGGCGATTTCTTGCGGATCAGCGTGATGCCGTCCGCCATGGGGACCAGCGACATCTCGACCCGCGGATCGTCGTGGACCAGCTTGTTGAACGCGCGGATCCCGGCGGTGTCGACGTCCTGCGCCTCGGGGTCCACGACCTTGCCGAAGAACAGCGTGTTGTCGACCACGATCAGGCCGCGGTCGCCGAGGAGCGTCAGCGCCATCTCGTAGTAGTGCGGGTAGCCCTGCTTGTCGGCGTCGATGAACACGAAGTCGAATGTGCCGGGGCCCTCCTCCGCGAGGATCGCCTCGAGGGTGTCGGCCGCGTCGCCGACGCGCAGGTCGATCCGCCCCTCGACACCGGCCTTGGCCCAGTAGTCGGCGCCGATGCTCGCCCAGCGGTCGGTGATGTCACACGTGACGAGCTGTCCGCCGGGCGCGAGCGCCCGGGCCAGGCACAGGGTGCTGTACCCGGTGAACGTGCCGATCTCCAGGATCCTTCTCGCCGGGGTGAGACCGGCCAGCAGCGTCAGGAGCTGGCCCTCCTCGGGCATGACCTGCATCGCGGTGCCCGCGGGAAGCTCCGCCGTCGTCTCGCGCAGCTGCCGCAGGACCTCGTCCTCGCGCAGGGAGAACTCCCGGATGTACTCCGAGAGCGCGGCCGGGAGACCTACCTGGTTCGCCATGCGTCATCCATCTTCTCTGGCTTCTCTGGCTTCTCTGGCTTCTGGCTTTTCTGGCTTTCTCACATCGGAACCGGCCGGGAGGTGGGCCTCCCGGCCGGCGCGGGCTCAGACGCCCTGGAGGCTGACGGCGTGCAGCTCCATCGTGGGCGGCGGGTCGGACGGCGCCGGGGACAGATGCAGCCGTTGGATCTCCTCCTGTGCGGGCGCGGGCAGTTCGGCCCGGCAGGCGCACGGCTCGTCGGTGAAACCGGCGAAGCGGTAGGCGATCTCCATCATCCGGTTGCGCTCGGTCTGCCGGAAGTCGGCGGCCAGATGGACCCCCGCCTGGGCGGCCTGGTCGCCGAGCCAGCGCAGGATCGCCGAACCGGCGCCGAACGACACCACACGACACGACGTGGCCAGCAGCTTCAGGTGCCAGACGCCTTCGTGCTTCTCCAGCAGTTGGAGACCGACCGCGCCATGCGGCCCGAACCGGTCGGTGAGCGTGGTCACCAGCACCTCATGGCGTGGATCGGCCAGCAGCGCCCGCAGATCGGTGATGGAGTAGTGCACACCGGTGGCGTTCATCTGGCTGGTGCGCA contains:
- a CDS encoding type I polyketide synthase, coding for MSRPESISAGRIQQQDTAIAVVGVSCRLPSAQDPARFWQLLTGGMSAVSQVPPGRWNDDEAADSGETGWGAFLDEVDRFDSEFFGISPREARAMDPQQRLALELGWEVLEDAGILPAEVRGEDTGVFIGVTADDYGVLDRRRGPAAIAHHTLTGLNRSVIANRVSHFLGLRGPSLVVDTGQSSSLVAVHLACESLRRGESATALAGGVHLNLVRDSALAAARLGALSPDGRCFTFDERANGYVRGEGAGMVLLKPLARALADGDEITCVIEGSAVGNDGPGAGLTTPDPEGQGAVLAAACRRAGVDPAAVQYVELHGTGTRVGDPVEAAALGAVYGADRAADSPLLVGSAKTNVGHLEGAAGIVGLLKVVLSLRNGELPASLNFQRPNPRIRFDEWHLDVVSATRPWPYRDGRALAGVSSFGMGGTNCHLVVSATEPTDMGPGPADGARVAGGTVPWPLSGRTRDALRAQAARLASQLAENDRLDPVDVGFSLATTRTAFDHRAVVLAPDRPEALDALAALAEGEPAPGVVRGVADIEGRTVFVFPGQGSQWAGMGVQLMAESPVFAERLADCAAALAPHVDWSLPEVLRQAEGAPSLERVDVVQPASWAVMVSLAAVWQAHGVVPDAVLGHSQGEIAAACVAGALSLEDAARVVALRSQAIARRLSGAGGMLSVALPRAEAESRLGRWDGRVSIAAVNGPGSVVVSGELEALDELFEELAGADVRVRRIAVDYASHSAQVERVREELSAALEGIAPRRAEVPFFSTVTGEWLDTTGMDAGYWYRNLRQTVAFEPAVRALLGQGHRVFVEVSSHPVLTPAVHDAIDAADVRALAVGTLRRELGGMDRFLSALAEMYVRGVPVDWARPFAGTDARRVALPTYGFQRERYWLPEPAGVPDAVAAVTGHAADLEPEPEPERAEPGTSWTRPDLARLVRTETAVVLGFASAERVNPRGPSRSWASTRR
- a CDS encoding carboxymuconolactone decarboxylase family protein; the encoded protein is MRPRIDPQDADDFAVTPAGQVYLQEVSQSLNGILADRPPPNVHRTIANHPTLLPAMQPLMSHVAGDILPPRERELVILRTAWRSQASYVWAHHHAAGLFVGLTETEIARAASEDATGWTPFEAALLTAVDELHTKSAISDGTWKQLAERYSEEQILELLALAGTYKTLAFILNSCLVPVDSWMERPALLPVDPGQLTSGRHARPRESLPGSGAETWNRRIVLQNDTGLSQLTPSAAQPEPPLHEILVRYPDLMSTATQARETGSPLLLIRRNSSDIMPDTDGYSFSATHLFADSTGVPILAEVVEPHDTWNAHSALSKILDYAGSGARHWPLHILQRSLEYTAQLQDTTADGLLAEMGYPIDQGSFLRTIEGNLALGRLRMVIVASQFPPEFNRVISFLGQQLRPAEVYGVELRRFSDGSHAAYIPRVVT
- a CDS encoding O-methyltransferase, with protein sequence MANQVGLPAALSEYIREFSLREDEVLRQLRETTAELPAGTAMQVMPEEGQLLTLLAGLTPARRILEIGTFTGYSTLCLARALAPGGQLVTCDITDRWASIGADYWAKAGVEGRIDLRVGDAADTLEAILAEEGPGTFDFVFIDADKQGYPHYYEMALTLLGDRGLIVVDNTLFFGKVVDPEAQDVDTAGIRAFNKLVHDDPRVEMSLVPMADGITLIRKKSPAGE